One part of the Streptococcus sp. oral taxon 431 genome encodes these proteins:
- a CDS encoding DUF2695 domain-containing protein: protein MILGFLEANGAYCDCEVLYNVADLFED from the coding sequence GTGATTTTGGGATTTTTAGAAGCAAATGGAGCCTACTGTGACTGCGAAGTGCTTTATAATGTTGCTGACTTATTTGAAGATTAG
- a CDS encoding ribonuclease J yields MNTIKLTTLGGVRENGKNMYIAEINDSIFVLDAGLKYPENEQLGVDVVIPNMDYLFENSDRIAGVFLTHGHADAIGALPYLLAEAKVPVFGSELTIELAKLFVKGNDSVKKFDDFHVIDENTEIDFGGTVVSFFRTTHSIPESLGVVLKTSEGNVVYTGDFKFDQTASESYATDFGRLAEIGREGVLALLSDSANADSNIQVASENEVGVEITQTISDWDGRIIIAAVASNLSRIQQVFDAAAETGRRVVLTGFDIENIVRTAIRLKKLSLASENLLIKPKDMSRFEDHELIILETGRMGEPINGLRKMSIGRHRYVEIKEGDLVYIVTTPSIAKEAVMARVENMIYQAGGVVKPITQSLRVSGHGNARDLQLMINLLQPKYLFPIQGEYRELDAHAKAAMAVGMLPERIFIPKKGTTMSYEHGDFVPSGTVTAGDVLIDGNAIGDVGNVVLRDRKVLSEDGIFIVAITVNRREKKIIARARVHTRGFVYLKKSRDILRESTELVNQTVEDYLQGEEFDWADLKGKVRDNLAKFLFDQTKRRPAILPVVMEAK; encoded by the coding sequence ATGAATACTATTAAATTAACAACACTTGGGGGTGTACGTGAAAATGGTAAAAACATGTACATCGCAGAAATTAACGACTCGATTTTTGTATTAGATGCAGGTTTGAAATATCCTGAAAATGAACAGTTGGGTGTCGATGTCGTTATTCCCAACATGGACTATCTGTTTGAAAATAGCGACCGTATTGCTGGGGTTTTCTTAACACACGGGCATGCGGATGCGATTGGCGCCCTTCCTTATCTCTTGGCAGAAGCTAAGGTTCCTGTATTTGGCTCAGAGTTGACCATCGAACTGGCTAAACTCTTTGTTAAGGGAAATGACAGCGTCAAGAAATTTGATGATTTCCATGTGATTGATGAAAATACAGAGATTGATTTTGGTGGGACTGTTGTGTCCTTCTTCCGTACAACCCACTCTATCCCAGAAAGTTTGGGTGTGGTCTTAAAAACGTCTGAAGGAAATGTTGTTTACACAGGAGATTTCAAGTTTGACCAAACGGCTAGTGAATCCTATGCTACTGACTTCGGTCGATTGGCAGAGATTGGTCGCGAAGGGGTCTTAGCTTTGCTTAGTGACTCGGCTAATGCAGATAGCAATATCCAAGTAGCCAGTGAAAATGAAGTTGGTGTAGAAATCACGCAAACCATCTCTGACTGGGATGGACGTATCATCATCGCTGCGGTTGCAAGTAACCTTTCTCGTATCCAGCAGGTATTTGATGCGGCTGCAGAGACTGGGCGCCGTGTTGTTTTGACAGGATTTGATATTGAAAATATCGTCCGTACAGCCATTCGCTTGAAAAAATTGTCTCTAGCAAGTGAAAATCTTTTGATTAAACCAAAAGATATGTCTCGTTTTGAAGATCACGAATTAATTATCCTTGAAACTGGACGTATGGGTGAACCCATTAACGGCCTACGCAAGATGTCTATTGGTCGTCACCGTTATGTTGAAATCAAAGAAGGTGACCTGGTCTATATTGTTACAACACCATCAATCGCTAAGGAAGCGGTTATGGCACGTGTGGAAAATATGATCTACCAAGCTGGAGGTGTGGTTAAACCCATTACCCAAAGTTTGCGAGTGTCTGGACACGGAAATGCGCGTGATTTGCAATTGATGATCAATCTCTTGCAACCTAAGTATCTCTTCCCAATCCAAGGAGAATACCGTGAGTTGGATGCCCATGCCAAGGCTGCTATGGCAGTTGGAATGTTGCCGGAACGGATTTTCATCCCTAAAAAGGGAACAACCATGTCTTATGAGCATGGGGACTTTGTTCCATCTGGTACAGTTACAGCAGGCGATGTCTTGATTGATGGGAATGCCATTGGGGATGTTGGGAATGTCGTTCTTCGTGACCGTAAGGTCTTGTCAGAAGATGGGATTTTCATCGTGGCTATCACTGTTAACCGTCGTGAGAAAAAAATCATCGCTAGAGCTCGAGTGCACACGCGTGGATTTGTCTATCTCAAGAAGAGTAGGGATATTCTGCGCGAAAGTACAGAGTTGGTGAACCAAACAGTTGAAGACTACCTCCAAGGTGAAGAGTTTGATTGGGCAGACCTCAAAGGTAAGGTTCGTGACAATTTGGCTAAATTCCTCTTTGATCAAACAAAACGCCGCCCAGCTATCTTACCAGTGGTCATGGAAGCAAAATAA
- a CDS encoding alpha/beta hydrolase yields the protein MAVMKIEYYSEVLDMEWGVNVLYPDASRVEEPDSTDIPVLYLLHGMSGNHNSWLKRTNVERLVRGTNLIVVMPNTSNGWYTDTQYGYNYYTALAEELPKVLKRFFPNMSSKREKTFIAGLSMGGYGSFKLALSTNRFSHAASLSGALSFEEFSPESQNLGSLAYWRGVFGKVNDWVNSPYSLETLAKKSDKKTKLWAWCGEQDFLYAANNLAVKNLKKLGFDISYSHSPGNHEWYYWEKQLERFLATLPIDFVLEERLS from the coding sequence ATGGCAGTAATGAAGATTGAGTACTACTCAGAAGTTTTAGATATGGAGTGGGGAGTGAATGTTCTCTACCCAGATGCGTCTCGGGTTGAGGAGCCAGATTCTACGGATATTCCTGTCCTCTATCTCTTACATGGGATGTCAGGGAATCATAATAGCTGGCTCAAACGGACCAATGTAGAGCGCTTAGTGCGAGGGACTAATCTAATTGTTGTCATGCCAAATACAAGTAATGGCTGGTACACAGATACTCAGTATGGCTATAACTACTATACAGCTTTAGCAGAAGAACTGCCTAAAGTACTCAAACGCTTCTTCCCTAATATGTCTAGCAAGCGTGAAAAGACTTTTATCGCTGGCCTTTCAATGGGAGGCTACGGTTCCTTCAAGTTGGCGCTGTCGACCAACCGTTTCTCACATGCAGCTAGTCTTTCTGGTGCTCTTAGTTTCGAAGAGTTTTCCCCAGAAAGTCAAAATCTTGGGTCGCTTGCTTACTGGCGAGGTGTTTTTGGTAAAGTTAATGATTGGGTGAATAGCCCTTACTCACTTGAAACACTCGCTAAAAAGTCTGATAAGAAAACAAAGCTCTGGGCTTGGTGTGGTGAACAAGATTTCTTGTATGCTGCCAATAACCTCGCGGTGAAGAATCTCAAGAAGCTTGGTTTTGATATTTCTTATAGCCATAGTCCAGGAAATCACGAGTGGTATTATTGGGAAAAACAATTGGAACGTTTTTTGGCTACGCTGCCGATTGATTTTGTTTTGGAAGAGAGATTGAGCTAG
- a CDS encoding aminoacyltransferase: MFEFKVGISSQEHDAFVSQHPQVSLLQSSSWAKIKDNWGNERLGFYKNGELVAVASILIKKLPLGYTMMYIPRGPIMDYQDKELVKFVMRSLKQFGASKRSVFIKFDPSLILKQYPIDKSSKEFSENSISIEAIQNLKDANCQWSGRTIAMSETIQPRYQANRILKKDLDSDFPKHTKRLMKDAVKRGVITFRGSLSDISNFETIIALTERRKNVSLRNQEYFQKLMEIYGDDSYLHLAKINIPERLTEYREQLHQIKKDLAETDEYQKKRLTKLQQQKKSVEKYIIEFQELVQKYPEEIVIAGVLSVSFGDTLEMLYAGMDDRFKKFYPQYVLYPKVFEDSFNDGKNWANMGGIEGTLDDGLTDFKSNFSPVVQEYIGEFTLPISFLYQLANYFYHLRKTLRKKHHRK, encoded by the coding sequence GTGTTTGAATTTAAAGTAGGGATTTCGTCCCAAGAACATGATGCTTTTGTTAGTCAACATCCACAAGTTAGTCTATTACAGAGTAGTTCTTGGGCAAAGATAAAAGATAATTGGGGGAATGAGCGTTTAGGTTTTTATAAAAATGGAGAATTAGTAGCTGTTGCAAGTATACTCATAAAAAAATTGCCACTTGGATATACTATGATGTATATCCCAAGAGGACCAATCATGGATTATCAAGATAAAGAGTTGGTAAAATTTGTGATGAGAAGCTTAAAACAATTTGGAGCTAGTAAGCGGTCTGTTTTTATTAAGTTTGATCCGTCTCTGATCTTAAAACAATATCCTATTGATAAATCTTCTAAAGAATTTTCTGAGAATAGTATATCTATAGAAGCTATTCAAAATTTAAAAGATGCAAATTGTCAATGGTCTGGTAGGACTATAGCTATGTCTGAAACTATTCAACCACGTTACCAAGCTAATAGAATACTAAAAAAAGATTTAGATTCTGATTTTCCGAAGCATACTAAGAGGTTAATGAAGGATGCAGTTAAGAGAGGTGTTATTACATTTCGTGGTAGCTTATCAGATATTTCAAATTTTGAAACGATTATAGCTTTAACGGAACGTCGTAAGAATGTTTCTCTGCGAAATCAGGAATATTTTCAAAAGTTAATGGAAATATATGGAGATGATTCGTATTTACACTTAGCAAAGATTAATATTCCTGAACGTCTAACGGAGTATAGAGAGCAGTTACACCAGATAAAAAAAGATTTGGCTGAAACAGACGAATATCAAAAGAAGCGTCTAACCAAATTACAACAACAGAAAAAATCTGTTGAAAAATACATTATAGAATTTCAAGAACTTGTTCAAAAATATCCGGAAGAAATTGTTATAGCGGGGGTTCTCTCTGTTTCGTTCGGCGATACACTCGAAATGCTTTATGCTGGAATGGATGATAGATTTAAAAAATTCTACCCCCAATATGTGCTTTATCCAAAAGTTTTTGAGGATTCTTTTAATGATGGTAAAAATTGGGCTAATATGGGGGGGATTGAAGGTACTTTAGATGATGGGTTAACGGATTTTAAATCCAACTTTAGTCCTGTTGTTCAAGAATATATAGGTGAGTTTACTCTACCGATAAGTTTTTTGTATCAATTGGCCAACTATTTTTATCACCTTCGTAAGACACTAAGAAAAAAACATCATAGAAAGTAA
- a CDS encoding aminoacyltransferase, with the protein MKLITLTKEEFQRYSETVPSCSFMQSVQMGDLLEKRGARVVYLSLKQEGEIQVAALIYSLPMLGGLHMELNSGPIYTQKGALPVFYEGLKEYAKQNGALELLVKPYETYQTFDSDGNPIDEEEKSIIQDLCNLGYQFDGLPTGYPNGEVSWHYIKDLQDYDAVSLLKSFNKNSIRNIQSAFDFNILIRNAEREEIPTFKKIIEETGKRQGFEDKNLDYYFKLYDMFGDKADFLIAEVNPQQSIDALNVKQAGLDEKSKQFKQQYQALQKKKNLLRNLDSESDNIALACALIIYTNTEATYLFGGSFTEYQKFSAPFLLQYHAMKQALEKKIDKYNFLGIQGVFDGSDGVLRFKQNFNGYIVRKAGTFRYHPSPLKYKAIQLFKKILGR; encoded by the coding sequence ATGAAACTGATTACACTCACTAAAGAAGAGTTTCAACGTTATTCGGAAACAGTTCCTAGCTGCTCCTTCATGCAGTCTGTCCAGATGGGAGATTTGTTAGAAAAGCGAGGAGCTCGAGTTGTTTATCTTTCTTTGAAACAAGAAGGAGAAATTCAAGTTGCAGCTCTGATCTATAGCTTGCCTATGTTAGGCGGTCTTCATATGGAGTTGAATTCTGGGCCTATTTATACCCAAAAAGGTGCCCTTCCAGTTTTTTATGAGGGATTAAAAGAATATGCTAAACAAAATGGTGCATTAGAGTTGCTTGTGAAACCTTATGAGACCTATCAAACTTTTGACAGCGATGGGAATCCAATAGATGAAGAAGAAAAAAGTATTATCCAAGATCTGTGCAATTTAGGCTACCAATTTGATGGTTTGCCAACCGGTTATCCTAATGGAGAAGTCAGCTGGCATTACATCAAAGATTTGCAAGATTATGATGCTGTTTCCTTATTGAAATCCTTTAATAAAAATAGTATTCGCAACATTCAGTCAGCCTTTGATTTTAATATTCTTATTCGAAATGCAGAACGGGAAGAAATTCCAACGTTCAAAAAAATTATTGAAGAAACAGGTAAAAGACAAGGTTTTGAGGATAAGAATTTAGATTATTACTTTAAATTGTATGATATGTTTGGAGATAAGGCGGATTTCCTAATTGCTGAAGTTAATCCGCAACAGTCTATAGATGCTTTAAATGTGAAGCAGGCTGGTCTTGATGAAAAGTCAAAGCAATTTAAACAGCAATATCAAGCTTTACAAAAGAAAAAAAATCTTTTGAGGAACTTGGATAGTGAATCTGACAACATTGCTCTAGCTTGTGCTTTAATCATTTACACAAATACAGAAGCAACATACTTATTTGGGGGTTCATTTACAGAGTATCAGAAATTTTCTGCTCCGTTTTTGCTTCAATATCATGCAATGAAGCAGGCTTTGGAAAAAAAAATTGACAAATACAACTTTCTAGGTATTCAAGGGGTTTTTGATGGTAGTGATGGCGTATTACGATTTAAGCAGAACTTTAATGGTTATATTGTGAGAAAGGCTGGAACTTTCCGATATCATCCATCGCCTTTAAAATACAAAGCTATTCAGTTATTCAAAAAAATATTAGGACGTTAA
- a CDS encoding M57 family metalloprotease: MRWLFRLIGAFFSFVWRMFWRLVWTLVVLILIALGILWYVTGDLSGVFNQAGQLVQVGQAGWHQWQETGKLQGLSQTDHHQDSGVKWPQAQATIYIDPQMDATFQKAYAEAIANWNQTGAFNFVVVTEPDQATIFATEMNDGSTSVAGEAESQTNLLTKQFTSVTVRLNHYYLSNPNYGYTYDRILHTAEHELGHAIGLEHTNEVSVMQPAGSYYGIQAQDVQAVQELYESGE, translated from the coding sequence ATGCGCTGGCTTTTTCGTTTAATAGGGGCTTTCTTTTCTTTTGTTTGGCGCATGTTCTGGCGCCTTGTGTGGACTCTTGTAGTCTTAATTCTCATTGCTTTAGGGATTCTCTGGTATGTGACAGGGGATTTATCTGGTGTCTTCAATCAAGCGGGGCAACTTGTTCAAGTTGGTCAGGCAGGTTGGCATCAATGGCAAGAAACTGGTAAGTTGCAAGGTTTGTCTCAGACTGATCATCATCAAGATTCAGGAGTAAAATGGCCCCAAGCACAGGCGACTATTTATATTGATCCTCAAATGGATGCAACCTTCCAAAAAGCCTACGCTGAGGCTATTGCCAATTGGAATCAGACTGGCGCTTTTAATTTTGTAGTTGTGACAGAACCTGACCAAGCAACTATTTTTGCGACTGAAATGAATGATGGTTCCACATCTGTTGCTGGTGAGGCGGAGAGTCAAACAAATCTTCTAACCAAACAATTCACTTCTGTAACAGTTCGTTTGAATCATTATTATTTATCTAATCCAAACTATGGCTATACCTATGATCGTATCTTGCATACGGCAGAGCATGAGCTAGGTCATGCCATTGGGCTGGAACATACCAATGAAGTTTCAGTCATGCAGCCAGCAGGTTCTTATTATGGTATTCAGGCTCAAGATGTTCAAGCAGTTCAAGAACTTTATGAGTCTGGAGAATAA
- the uvrC gene encoding excinuclease ABC subunit UvrC, with protein MNNLIKSKLELLPTSPGCYIHKDKNGTIIYVGKAKNLRNRVRSYFRGSHDTKTEALVSEIVDFEFIVTESNIEALLLEINLIKENKPKYNIMLKDDKSYPFIKITNERYPRLIITRQVKKDGGLYFGPYPDVGAANEIKRLLDRIFPFRKCTNPPSKVCFYYHIGQCVAHTICKKDEAYFKDMAQEVSDFLKGQDDKIIDDLKEKMNVAAQSMEFERAAEYRDLIQAIGTLRTKQRVMTKDLQNRDVFGYYVDKGWMCVQVFFVRQGKLIERDVNLFPYYNDPDEDFLTYVGQFYQEKSHLVPNEILIPQDIDDEAVKALVDTKVLKPQRGEKKQLVNLAIKNARVSLEQKFNLLEKSVEKTQGAIENLGRLLQIPTPVRIESFDNSNIMGTSPVSAMVVFVNGKPSKKDYRKYKIKTVVGPDDYASMREVIRRRYGRVQRDGLTPPDLIVIDGGQGQVNIAKQVIQEELGLDIPIAGLQKNDKHQTHELLFGDPLEVVELSRNSQEFFLLQRIQDEVHRFAITFHRQLRSKNSFSSQLDGIEGLGPKRKQNLMKYFKSLAKIKEASVDEIVEVGIPRAVAEAVHQHLNPQERVELAQVAESPAEYK; from the coding sequence ATGAATAACTTGATTAAATCAAAACTAGAGCTCTTGCCGACCAGCCCTGGTTGTTACATTCACAAGGATAAAAACGGTACGATTATCTATGTAGGAAAGGCTAAAAATCTACGTAACCGTGTACGGTCCTATTTCCGTGGGAGTCATGATACCAAGACAGAAGCCTTGGTGTCTGAAATTGTAGACTTTGAGTTTATTGTTACGGAATCCAATATTGAGGCCCTCCTTCTGGAAATCAACTTGATTAAGGAAAATAAGCCTAAATACAATATTATGCTCAAGGACGACAAGTCCTATCCTTTCATCAAAATTACCAATGAGCGCTATCCTCGCTTGATTATCACCCGTCAGGTCAAGAAAGACGGAGGTCTCTATTTTGGACCCTATCCGGATGTGGGGGCGGCCAATGAAATCAAGCGACTTCTGGATCGGATTTTCCCTTTTCGCAAGTGTACTAATCCACCATCGAAGGTTTGTTTTTATTACCATATTGGCCAGTGCGTGGCTCACACCATCTGTAAGAAAGACGAGGCTTATTTTAAAGACATGGCTCAAGAAGTCTCAGATTTTCTAAAGGGTCAGGATGACAAAATCATCGATGACCTCAAGGAAAAGATGAATGTGGCAGCTCAGAGTATGGAATTTGAACGTGCAGCTGAATATCGGGATCTGATTCAGGCCATTGGAACACTTCGGACCAAGCAACGGGTTATGACTAAGGACCTCCAAAACCGTGATGTCTTTGGTTATTATGTGGATAAGGGCTGGATGTGCGTTCAGGTTTTCTTTGTTCGCCAAGGTAAGCTCATTGAGCGTGATGTCAACCTTTTTCCTTACTACAATGATCCAGATGAAGATTTCCTGACCTATGTTGGGCAGTTTTATCAAGAAAAATCTCATCTGGTTCCTAATGAAATTTTGATTCCTCAGGATATTGATGACGAGGCTGTTAAGGCTTTGGTGGATACCAAGGTTCTCAAACCCCAACGTGGAGAGAAAAAACAACTGGTTAATCTGGCTATCAAAAATGCGCGTGTAAGCTTGGAGCAGAAATTTAACCTACTAGAAAAATCAGTTGAGAAGACACAAGGGGCTATTGAAAATCTAGGGCGACTTTTACAAATTCCAACCCCAGTCCGCATCGAGTCCTTTGACAATTCCAATATCATGGGGACTAGTCCTGTTTCTGCCATGGTTGTTTTTGTTAACGGGAAACCGAGCAAGAAGGATTACCGCAAGTATAAGATTAAGACAGTTGTTGGACCAGATGACTATGCCAGTATGCGAGAGGTTATCCGCAGACGCTATGGTCGAGTTCAACGTGATGGCTTGACACCGCCAGATTTGATCGTCATTGATGGGGGGCAAGGTCAGGTTAATATCGCTAAGCAGGTTATTCAAGAAGAGTTGGGGTTAGATATTCCCATTGCAGGTCTGCAAAAGAATGACAAGCACCAAACCCATGAATTGCTTTTTGGAGATCCGCTTGAGGTGGTAGAGCTATCTCGCAATTCTCAAGAATTTTTCCTCCTACAACGCATTCAGGATGAGGTACACCGTTTTGCCATCACCTTCCACCGTCAACTGCGTTCTAAAAACTCTTTCTCCTCTCAATTGGATGGAATTGAAGGCCTGGGTCCGAAACGCAAGCAGAATCTCATGAAATATTTCAAATCTCTGGCAAAAATCAAGGAAGCTAGCGTGGACGAGATTGTGGAAGTTGGTATACCAAGAGCAGTTGCAGAGGCTGTTCATCAACACTTGAATCCCCAAGAGCGTGTAGAACTAGCTCAGGTAGCAGAGTCGCCTGCTGAATACAAGTGA
- the rsmH gene encoding 16S rRNA (cytosine(1402)-N(4))-methyltransferase RsmH, giving the protein MTKEFHHVTVMLHETIDMLDVKPDGIYVDATLGGAGHSEYLLSKLSEKGHLYAFDQDQNAIDNAQKRLAPYIEKGMVTFIKDNFRHLKDRLNDLGVTEIDGICYDLGVSSPQLDQRERGFSYKKDAPLDMRMNQEASLTAYEVVNHYDYHDLVRIFFKYGEDKFSKQIARKIEQAREQKPIETTTELAEIIKSAKPAKELKKKGHPAKQIFQAIRIEVNDELGAADESIQQAIELLALDGRISVITFHSLEDRLTKQLFKEASTVEVPKGLPFIPDDLKPKMELVSRKPILPSKEELEANNRSHSAKLRVARKIHK; this is encoded by the coding sequence ATGACTAAAGAATTTCATCATGTAACGGTCATGCTCCATGAAACCATTGATATGCTTGATGTGAAGCCTGATGGCATTTACGTTGATGCGACATTGGGAGGAGCAGGACACAGCGAGTATTTATTAAGTAAACTAAGTGAGAAAGGGCATCTCTATGCCTTTGACCAGGACCAAAACGCTATTGATAATGCGCAAAAACGTTTGGCACCCTATATCGAAAAGGGAATGGTCACCTTCATCAAGGATAATTTCCGTCATTTGAAGGACCGCTTAAATGACTTAGGTGTGACTGAAATTGATGGAATTTGTTATGACTTAGGTGTGTCAAGCCCGCAGTTGGATCAGCGTGAACGTGGTTTTTCCTATAAGAAGGATGCACCACTGGATATGCGCATGAATCAGGAAGCTAGTTTGACTGCTTATGAAGTCGTTAATCACTACGACTACCATGATTTGGTAAGAATCTTTTTCAAATATGGAGAAGACAAGTTTTCCAAACAGATTGCTCGAAAAATTGAACAGGCGCGTGAACAGAAGCCGATTGAGACCACGACGGAATTAGCAGAAATTATCAAATCTGCCAAACCAGCAAAGGAACTCAAGAAAAAAGGTCACCCAGCCAAACAAATTTTCCAAGCTATCCGTATTGAGGTCAATGATGAGTTGGGTGCTGCAGATGAATCAATCCAGCAGGCGATTGAACTTCTAGCTCTTGATGGAAGAATTTCAGTCATCACATTTCATTCGCTGGAAGATCGCTTGACTAAGCAGTTATTTAAGGAAGCTTCTACAGTTGAAGTTCCTAAAGGACTACCTTTCATCCCAGACGATCTCAAGCCCAAAATGGAATTGGTATCTCGGAAGCCGATTTTACCAAGCAAGGAAGAATTGGAAGCCAATAATCGTTCCCACTCAGCCAAGCTACGAGTGGCAAGAAAAATTCACAAGTAA
- the ftsL gene encoding cell division protein FtsL: MAETRGTTSQLLQARIKKFSRVEKAFYLSIAITALVLAISVVYMQTQLLQVQSDLTTVNSQIEEKKTELDDAKQEVNELIRSERLTGIANSQDLQLNNENIRSAE; this comes from the coding sequence ATGGCAGAAACAAGAGGAACAACGAGCCAATTGCTACAAGCTCGTATAAAAAAATTTTCACGTGTTGAAAAGGCTTTTTACCTTTCAATTGCCATCACAGCCCTTGTCTTAGCAATCAGTGTAGTCTATATGCAGACTCAACTTTTGCAGGTTCAGAGTGATTTGACAACAGTCAATTCACAAATTGAGGAAAAAAAGACAGAGTTGGATGATGCTAAACAAGAAGTTAATGAATTGATCCGATCAGAACGTTTGACCGGGATTGCAAATTCTCAAGACTTGCAATTAAATAATGAAAATATCCGATCGGCGGAGTAG